From Drosophila suzukii chromosome 2R, CBGP_Dsuzu_IsoJpt1.0, whole genome shotgun sequence, a single genomic window includes:
- the LOC108009312 gene encoding putative sodium-coupled neutral amino acid transporter 10 — translation MLAHSAHVMTLANSIIGVGILAMPFCFQKCGILLSIVLLVLSNGITRVCCHYLIKTSLLTRRKSFEMLGLHAFGLSGKLLVELCIIGYLIGTCITYFVVVGDLGPQIIAKIFTLNVADHLHLRSLVMIVVTVVCIVPLGMLRNVDSLSAVCTASIGFYVCLILKIVLEAKPHITANDWTDKVLYWEPAGVLQCLPIFSMALSCQMQLFEVFESINNQSLDKLNGIVRNATWICTFVYISVGFFGYVAFCTHTFSGNILVNLSTSFGSDIIKIGFVLSIAFSFPLVIFPCRASLYSLLYRKGHSESSSYIPEQRFRLITIFIVVFSLCVALVIPSVELIIGLVGSTIGVAICIMFPASSFRKIIKKESMERTLAQFVFVSGFLLMILGTYANLNAIDEKSSGPEFDMVPIVTPLYPDGQVPAVVGELPKHLAKDPIDNDKNLLLKKLEVQNPELIKETVEEKIPDKSKVEQTASSDNPPLPPLPIDEVHVVPLESINAESDLKKLPEAAIAVNPPEAKPVDVNLTADKPKDNPPAVVAAQPDSPKEGSSQVASNTIDGAAIKKEEEVAAEEQKESKASADELLKTQKELKETKKLLAKTVGELNEELAKNNPLGQEPLELDKKAPLEVVAKVAEEVKKPEDALKESPVAQDNEVRKPKASLMDILTENTHLRDEKEAHAGVFEPLSYKTGELLRNSSVDTAALIKRLPIPLALMVNATQSKAINDSVVMKPNLEDNVEAIRRELLNLRTSRDSTEQPPARVKREASDEENCLREPKLDEVKNNVAAAALSLNMESIGRDLKSFKDDDTEITTENDSYQASPNGTQAPLLT, via the exons ATGTTGGCCCACTCCGCCCATGTGATGACGCTGGCCAACAGCATCATTGGCGTCGGCATCCTGGCCATGCCCTTCTGCTTCCAGAAGTGCGGCATCCTGCTGTCCATCGTCCTCCTGGTGCTGAGCAACGGAATCACCCGCGTTTGCTGCCACTATCTTATCAAAACCTCGTTGCTGACACGTAGGAAAAGCTTCGAGATGTTGGGTCTCCATGCCTTTGGCCTTTCCGGCAAGTTGCTGGTGGAGCTGTGCATTATTGGCTACCTGATCGGAACGTGCATCACGTACTTCGTGGTCGTGGGCGATCTTGGGCCGCAGATAATCGCCAAGATTTTCACTCTAAACGTGGCGGATCACCTGCATTTGCGGAGTTTG GTCATGATCGTGGTCACGGTGGTCTGCATAGTGCCGCTCGGCATGCTCCGGAACGTGGACAGTTTGTCCGCCGTGTGCACCGCCTCCATCGGCTTCTACGTCTGCCTCATACTGAAGATCGTGCTGGAGGCCAAGCCCCACATCACTGCCAACGACTGGACGGATAAGGTGCTCTACTGGGAGCCAGCGGGCGTGCTCCAGTGCCTACCCATCTTCAGCATGGCGCTCTCCTGCCAAAT GCAACTGTTTGAGGTCTTCGAGAGCATCAACAACCAGAGTCTCGACAAGCTAAACGGCATCGTGCGCAATGCCACTTGGATCTGTACCTTTGTTTACATATCCGTTGGCTTTTTCGGATATGTGGCTTTCTGTACGCACACCTTTTCGG GCAACATTCTGGTGAATTTATCGACCTCCTTTGGCAGCGATATCATCAAAATAGGTTTTGTGCTGTCGATTGCTTTCAGCTTTCCCCTGGTTATCTTTCCATGCAGGGCCAGTCTCTATTCACTGCTATACAGAAAG GGTCATTCGGAGAGCAGTAGTTACATTCCTGAGCAACGCTTTCGGCTTATCACCATCTTCATTGTTGTCTTTTCGCTATGCGTGGCATTGGTTATTCCTTCAGTGGAGCTGATCATTGGATTGGTGGGCTCCACTATTGGCGTGGCCATTTGCATTATGTTTCCCGCCTCCAGTTTTCGAAAAATCATCAAAAAGGAATCAATGGAGCGTACGCTGGCCCAGTTTGTATTTGTAAGTGGATTCCTTTTGATGATCCTAGGAACTTATGCCAATCTGAATGCTATTGATGAGAAGAGCTCGGGCCCGGAGTTCGATATGGTTCCGATAGTTACTCCCCTGTATCCCGATGGTCAAGTTCCCGCTGTAGTCGGCGAGCTGCCCAAACATTTGGCCAAAGATCCAATTGACAATGATAAAAATCTATTGCTGAAAAAGCTGGAAGTCCAAAATCCAGAGTTAATTAAGGAAACTGTGGAAGAAAAGATACCTGACAAGTCAAAGGTAGAGCAAACCGCTTCCTCCGACAACCCACCGCTGCCTCCACTGCCCATCGATGAAGTCCATGTAGTTCCCTTAGAAAGTATTAATGCTGAAAGTGATCTTAAAAAACTACCAGAAGCGGCCATAGCCGTAAACCCACCAGAAGCCAAACCAGTCGATGTTAACCTGACCGCGGATAAGCCCAAGGATAACCCACCTGCTGTTGTTGCAGCACAACCGGATAGTCCGAAGGAAGGATCAAGTCAAGTAGCAAGCAATACAATTGATGGAGCGGCCATCAAGAAAGAAGAGGAAGTTGCCGCCGAGGAGCAAAAGGAGAGTAAGGCTAGTGCGGATGAGCTGCTGAAGACGCAGAAAGAGCTTAAAGAGACCAAGAAGCTGCTGGCCAAAACCGTGGGCGAGTTGAACGAAGAGCTGGCGAAAAACAATCCACTCGGCCAGGAACCTTTGGAGTTAGACAAAAAGGCGCCTCTAGAGGTCGTCGCTAAAGTTGCTGAAGAGGTAAAGAAACCGGAGGATGCGCTCAAGGAGTCACCTGTTGCTCAGGACAATGAGGTTCGCAAGCCCAAGGCATCCTTAATGGACATACTCACGGAAAATACTCATTTGCGCGATGAGAAGGAAGCCCATGCTGGCGTTTTCGAACCTCTCTCCTACAAGACCGGAGAGCTACTCAGAAACTCGAGCGTAGACACAGCTGCTTTGATCAAACGACTACCTATCCCACTGGCACTAATGGTAAATGCAACTCAGTCAAAGGCGATTAATGACTCGGTAGTTATGAAGCCCAACCTCGAAGACAACGTGGAGGCCATCCGCAGAGAGCTGCTCAACCTTCGAACTTCGAGAGATTCGACTGAGCAACCACCGGCTAGGGTTAAACGTGAGGCTTCCGACGAGGAAAACTGCCTCCGT